Proteins co-encoded in one Medicago truncatula cultivar Jemalong A17 chromosome 8, MtrunA17r5.0-ANR, whole genome shotgun sequence genomic window:
- the LOC112417093 gene encoding uncharacterized protein: MDKKIPANAVTATKVLLIENAAEGDSAPGCSSPGPPGPDAGLFEPGAGGEDVLGLGPGEEEVEGETAGEGVGDLVEDDGTGAEFGDNDCVGAGAGACARHEVAKRPNITNNLIEEKPMLYIFFEREKC, translated from the coding sequence ATGGACAAGAAGATTCCAGCAAATGCGGTAACAGCAACAAAAGTGTTGCTAATAGAGAATGCAGCAGAGGGTGACTCAGCTCCTGGCTGCTCTAGTCCGGGCCCACCTGGGCCTGATGCTGGGCTATTTGAGCCTGGTGCTGGTGGGGAAGATGTGTTAGGGCTTGGGCCTGGAGAAGAAGAGGTTGAAGGAGAAACTGCAGGAGAGGGTGTTGGTGACCTTGTGGAGGATGATGGAACTGGTGCTGAATTTGGTGATAATGATTGTGTGGGTGCTGGTGCAGGAGCTTGTGCTAGGCATGAGGTAGCCAAAAGACCTAATATCACAAAcaatttgattgaagaaaaacccatgttgtatatattttttgagagagaaaaatgttaa